ACCTATCTTTTTTCTATGGAGCGAAAATCGGTGTAATTGGTTTAAATGGTTCGGGTAAATCTTCCTTATTAAAGATTATCGCTGGGCTTGACAAATCGTACCAAGGTGAAGTGGTATTCTCACCGGGCTATTCTGTGGGTTATTTGGCTCAGGAGCCTGAATTAGACCCTAGCAAGACGGTAAAAGAAATCGTGGAAGAGGGTGTTGCAGAAACAACATCTATTCTAAAAGAATACGAAGAAATAAACGAAAAATTCGGCCTACCAGAAGTTTACGAGAATCCAGATGAAATGGATAAACTTTTATCTAGACAAGGTGAATTACAAGATATTATAGATGCGACAAATGCTTGGGAATTAGACAGTAAATTAGAGCGAGCGATGGACGCGTTAAGATGTCCGGAGCCTGACGCTTTGATTGCCAATTTGTCAGGAGGTGAGCGTAGACGGGTAGCAATGTGTCGACTTTTATTACAAGAACCTGACGTTTTATTATTAGATGAACCTACCAACCACTTGGATGCCGAATCCATTGACTGGTTAGAACAACACCTACAACAATATAAGGGAACCGTAATTGCCGTTACCCACGACCGATATTTCTTGGATAATGTTGCCGGTTGGATCTTAGAGCTTGACCGCGGGGAAGGAATTCCATGGAAAGGGAACTACTCATCCTGGTTGGATCAAAAAGCGAAACGCTTAGCGCAAGAAGAAAAGACTGAAAGTAAACGCCAAAAGACCTTAGAACGCGAGTTGGAATGGGTGAAAATGGCTCCAAAAGCTAGACATGCCAAATCTAAGGCTCGTTTGCATAACTATGAAAAATTAGCTTCTGAGGAAACTAAGGAACGAGAAGAAAAATTAGAGCTATTTATTCCACCAGGACCACGATTGGGAAATGTGGTTATCGAAGCCACGGATGTAAGCAAAGCTTATGGTGATCGTATTTTATTCGAAAACTTAAGCTTCTCCCTACCTCCTGCTGGTATCGTGGGTATCATTGGTCCAAATGGCGCAGGTAAAACGACTTTATTTAGATTGATCACAGGTCAAGAACAACCTGATTCGGGAACTTTCCGAGTTGGTGAAACCGTTGCATTGGGCTATGTAGACCAAATGCATGACGACCTGGATCCAAACAAAACTGTTTGGGAAAATATTACCGGTGGTAATGAAAATATTATGCTAGGCAATAAATCGATGAATTCTAGGGCTTATGTTTCTAAGTTCAATTTCAATGGAGCTGATCAACAGAAAAAAGTAGGTGTATTATCAGGAGGAGAGCGGAATCGTGTTCATTTAGCGATTACATTGAAAAAAGGAT
The Sphingobacterium daejeonense genome window above contains:
- the ettA gene encoding energy-dependent translational throttle protein EttA, producing the protein MSDEKIIFSMAGVNKIYPPSKQVLKNIYLSFFYGAKIGVIGLNGSGKSSLLKIIAGLDKSYQGEVVFSPGYSVGYLAQEPELDPSKTVKEIVEEGVAETTSILKEYEEINEKFGLPEVYENPDEMDKLLSRQGELQDIIDATNAWELDSKLERAMDALRCPEPDALIANLSGGERRRVAMCRLLLQEPDVLLLDEPTNHLDAESIDWLEQHLQQYKGTVIAVTHDRYFLDNVAGWILELDRGEGIPWKGNYSSWLDQKAKRLAQEEKTESKRQKTLERELEWVKMAPKARHAKSKARLHNYEKLASEETKEREEKLELFIPPGPRLGNVVIEATDVSKAYGDRILFENLSFSLPPAGIVGIIGPNGAGKTTLFRLITGQEQPDSGTFRVGETVALGYVDQMHDDLDPNKTVWENITGGNENIMLGNKSMNSRAYVSKFNFNGADQQKKVGVLSGGERNRVHLAITLKKGSNVLLLDEPTNDIDVNTLRALEEGLENFGGCAVIISHDRWFLNRICTHILAFEGDSQVYFFEGNYTEYEENRKKRLGDVGPKRIKYKKLVK